The DNA sequence CCCTCCCCCGCTATCCCGGGGTATCCCTCGTCGTCCCCTGCCACAACGAAGGGGATAACGTCCACGAAACCATCGCCGCGCTGCTGGCCCAGACCTATCCCCATTTCGAGATCATCGCCGTCAACGACGGCAGCCGCGACAATACCGGCGCCCTCCTCGACGAGCTGGCCGAAAAGCATCCCCAGCTGCGGGTGCTGCACTTCGCCCGCAATCAGGGCAAGGCCATGGGGCTGCGCATGGCGGCCCTGGTTTCCCCCCACGAATTTCTCGTCTGCATCGACGGCGACGCCCTGCTCGATCCCCACGCCACCAGCTGGATCATGAGCCATTTCGTCAGCGGCGCCCGGGTCGGAGCGGTCACCGGCAATCCCCGCATCCGCACCCGCTCGACCCTGCTCGGCAAATTGCAGGTCGGGGAGTTTTCCGCGATCATCGGCATGATCAAACGGGCGCAGCGCATCTACGGGCGCATCTTCACCGTCTCCGGCGTGGTTTCCGGTTTCCGCAAGACCGCCCTGCACCAGGTCGGCTACTGGAGCCTGGACATGGTCACGGAGGATATCGACATCAGCTGGAAGATGCAGCTCAACCATTGGGACATCCGCTACGAGCCCAATGCCCTCTGCTGGATTCTCATGCCCGAGACCCTGCGCGGCCTATGGAAACAGCGCCTGCGCTGGGCGCAAGGGGGCTACGAGGTGCTGCTGCGCAATACCCTCGGGCTCTTCAGCTGGAAACGCCGGCGCATGTGGCCGGTCTATCTTGAATTCACCACCAGTGTCGTCTGGAGCTACAGCATGCTCGGAGTGGCGGTTCTCTGGAGCCTCGGCTTCTTTTTTCCGCTCCCCGACTATCTGGAAATCCCCTCCATGATCCCCGAATGGCCCGGGGTCATCCTCGGCCTGACCTGTCTCTTGCAGTTCGCCGTCAGCCTGCGCATCGACTCGCGCTATGAAAAGGGGCTGAGCCGTTATTACTACTGGATGATCTGGTATCCCCTGGCCTTCTGGCTGATCAGCCTGCTCACCTCCATCGTCGGCCTGCCCAAGGCGCTCTTCAAAAAACGCGGGCGGCGGGCCACCTGGGTCAGCCCCGACCGAGGCGTGACTCAAGGCGGCGCGGGAGGTTCCCGATGAAGCCGCCGATCATCAAAAATCCCAAGGGCGCCAGCCGCTTTCAGCGCTACAGCCAGCGCCTGCTGACCGGCGCCTTCTGGGTCGGCTTCGCCATGCTCTTGCGCCCCCTGCTGACCCTTTTCGCCTGGTACACCGGCGCCCATCTCTTCAACCGGGCGATGTTCGAACGGGACGGCTGGCTCAGCATCCTGAAGGTTCCCTTCATTTATCCCCTGGTGGTTGTCGCCATCGGCGGCGTGCTCATCGGTTGGGCGATCTACAACCAGCTGCGCTTTCAGAACAACGAACGCCGCACCCGCCACCCCGAGCCCCTGACCTCCGTGCAGCTTGCGCACTTTTTCCAGGTGGATGAAGAACAGGTGCG is a window from the Desulfuromonas acetexigens genome containing:
- the pgaD gene encoding poly-beta-1,6-N-acetyl-D-glucosamine biosynthesis protein PgaD — its product is MKPPIIKNPKGASRFQRYSQRLLTGAFWVGFAMLLRPLLTLFAWYTGAHLFNRAMFERDGWLSILKVPFIYPLVVVAIGGVLIGWAIYNQLRFQNNERRTRHPEPLTSVQLAHFFQVDEEQVRHWQNRRRIVMIHDDRGNPREVESE
- the pgaC gene encoding poly-beta-1,6-N-acetyl-D-glucosamine synthase; translation: MIFILDYLEHIRGFLFAFLLFYPLFMAYLWMIGAIYYYWRRERGRPDHTQEPPLPRYPGVSLVVPCHNEGDNVHETIAALLAQTYPHFEIIAVNDGSRDNTGALLDELAEKHPQLRVLHFARNQGKAMGLRMAALVSPHEFLVCIDGDALLDPHATSWIMSHFVSGARVGAVTGNPRIRTRSTLLGKLQVGEFSAIIGMIKRAQRIYGRIFTVSGVVSGFRKTALHQVGYWSLDMVTEDIDISWKMQLNHWDIRYEPNALCWILMPETLRGLWKQRLRWAQGGYEVLLRNTLGLFSWKRRRMWPVYLEFTTSVVWSYSMLGVAVLWSLGFFFPLPDYLEIPSMIPEWPGVILGLTCLLQFAVSLRIDSRYEKGLSRYYYWMIWYPLAFWLISLLTSIVGLPKALFKKRGRRATWVSPDRGVTQGGAGGSR